From one Flavobacterium kingsejongi genomic stretch:
- a CDS encoding SPOR domain-containing protein, whose protein sequence is MRILRPTKTLLPLLFIAFTSTALYSQESNITIQQDPKFDQLLKEKRKINSSITVNDRYKIQIFYGDNDGARKALTDFKRDFKELDGTIIFNSPSYKVWVGNFKTKLEAERNLLDLKKKYPGALLIKPNK, encoded by the coding sequence ATGAGAATTTTAAGACCTACAAAAACGCTTCTACCCTTGTTATTTATCGCATTCACATCCACTGCTTTATATTCACAGGAAAGCAATATAACGATACAACAAGACCCCAAATTCGATCAATTACTCAAAGAAAAGCGCAAAATCAATTCATCTATAACCGTTAATGACCGCTATAAAATCCAAATCTTCTACGGTGATAATGACGGGGCCCGAAAAGCCCTTACAGACTTTAAAAGAGACTTTAAAGAGCTGGACGGTACGATCATCTTTAACTCGCCAAGTTACAAAGTATGGGTCGGGAACTTTAAGACCAAATTAGAGGCTGAAAGAAACCTTTTAGACCTTAAAAAGAAATATCCAGGCGCTCTTTTAATCAAGCCAAACAAATAA
- the istB gene encoding IS21-like element helper ATPase IstB: MNESTVTKMKQMKLYGMFNAFKTAIESGKTDHYTLDQFVSMIIDAEWDERYNRRIERSITNAKFHYKSNIESINFDVSRNLDRNMVLRLAECEFIEKNENILITGSTGVGKSYLGTALGYQACIQGFKVSYFNTSKLFARLKMAKADGTYLRELTKIQRQDVIILDDFGLQALDSHNRITLLEIIEDRHNNGSIIVTSQIPVQGWYDIIGEKTIADAILDRLIHQSHRLELHGESMRKKRGINKE; this comes from the coding sequence ATGAATGAATCCACAGTAACCAAAATGAAACAAATGAAGCTTTATGGCATGTTTAATGCTTTTAAAACAGCCATTGAAAGCGGGAAAACAGATCATTATACCCTTGACCAGTTTGTATCGATGATTATTGATGCAGAATGGGATGAAAGGTACAATCGTCGTATTGAACGAAGTATCACTAATGCCAAATTCCATTACAAATCAAATATTGAAAGTATCAATTTTGATGTATCACGTAACCTGGACCGAAACATGGTACTGCGTCTGGCAGAATGCGAATTTATAGAGAAAAACGAAAACATTTTAATCACTGGAAGCACCGGTGTCGGTAAAAGTTATTTAGGTACTGCATTAGGTTATCAAGCCTGTATACAGGGTTTTAAGGTAAGTTATTTTAATACCTCAAAATTGTTCGCTAGACTAAAAATGGCTAAAGCAGATGGTACTTATCTACGGGAACTTACCAAAATACAAAGACAGGATGTTATAATACTTGATGATTTTGGACTCCAGGCACTTGACAGCCATAACCGAATTACTCTTTTAGAGATCATAGAGGACAGGCATAATAACGGCTCTATAATCGTGACATCACAAATACCAGTTCAAGGCTGGTATGATATAATTGGAGAAAAAACGATAGCCGATGCAATATTAGACAGACTTATACACCAATCTCATAGGCTTGAATTACATGGAGAATCCATGAGAAAGAAAAGAGGAATAAACAAAGAGTGA
- a CDS encoding IS1182 family transposase: MRFKHYNQQQTMLLPYSFDDLIPHTHAVRIVDQVVESLNIQPLLKAYSKEGNPGYHPKMLLKVMLYAYMTNIYSSRKIELALRENINFMWLTSMTIVDHNTINRFRSDKLKESFKEIFKQVVLMLASEGLVNLKQIYTDGTKIEAQAGRYTFVWGKSIKTNKAKMLTQLEELWNYAQSIDNEDDPNPEPTEFKEISKEVIEKTVAKIDAKLSGNEKTSSKAKAKLRYIKNNFTSNLEKYEKQEAILGERNSYSKTDTQATFMRMKEDHMLNGQLKPAYNTQISTQNQIIVHYTIHQNPTDTKTLQPHLENLEQTFGKKVFKKIKEITTDAGYGSEENYDYLKQKKLKAFVKYNTFEKEQDQNYQKKHKAFSKENLYYNPEEDYYVCPMGQKMHKTYQNQKTTTTGYTQTLSHYQAKNCEGCSLRGQCFKAQGNRSIERNHNLERHKQQARELLLSEIGIQRRKQRSADVECKFRLY, from the coding sequence ATGAGATTCAAACATTATAACCAACAACAAACGATGCTTCTACCTTATTCGTTTGATGATTTAATTCCACATACACATGCGGTTCGAATAGTTGATCAAGTTGTGGAATCCCTTAATATCCAGCCTCTTTTAAAAGCGTACAGTAAAGAAGGTAATCCTGGATATCATCCAAAGATGTTACTCAAAGTGATGTTGTATGCTTATATGACTAATATCTATTCTTCGAGAAAGATAGAACTTGCACTTCGTGAGAATATCAATTTTATGTGGCTTACTTCTATGACTATTGTTGATCATAATACAATTAATAGATTTAGAAGTGATAAACTAAAAGAGAGTTTTAAAGAAATCTTCAAGCAGGTAGTTTTGATGTTGGCCTCAGAAGGACTGGTGAATCTAAAACAAATTTATACCGACGGAACAAAAATAGAAGCTCAGGCCGGCAGGTACACTTTTGTGTGGGGTAAGAGCATAAAAACCAATAAAGCAAAAATGCTCACCCAGTTGGAAGAATTATGGAACTATGCCCAAAGTATCGACAATGAAGATGACCCCAACCCGGAACCAACAGAGTTCAAAGAAATCAGCAAAGAGGTAATTGAGAAAACTGTAGCTAAAATAGATGCCAAACTCTCTGGTAATGAAAAGACCAGTTCTAAAGCAAAAGCTAAATTACGCTACATAAAAAATAATTTTACTTCCAATCTTGAAAAGTATGAAAAGCAAGAAGCTATTCTGGGAGAAAGAAACAGTTACAGCAAAACTGACACCCAGGCTACTTTTATGCGCATGAAAGAAGACCATATGTTAAACGGACAGCTCAAACCAGCTTATAATACTCAAATATCTACACAAAATCAGATCATTGTTCATTATACCATCCACCAAAATCCGACCGATACTAAAACACTCCAGCCTCATTTAGAAAATTTGGAACAAACCTTTGGTAAAAAAGTATTTAAAAAGATAAAAGAAATAACTACTGACGCAGGTTATGGAAGTGAAGAAAACTACGATTATCTGAAACAGAAGAAACTCAAAGCTTTTGTGAAGTATAATACTTTTGAAAAAGAACAAGATCAAAACTACCAAAAGAAACACAAGGCTTTTAGCAAGGAAAATCTCTATTACAATCCAGAAGAAGACTATTATGTATGTCCAATGGGACAAAAAATGCATAAAACATATCAAAACCAGAAAACAACAACTACAGGATACACCCAAACCTTATCGCATTATCAGGCCAAAAACTGTGAAGGCTGTTCACTTCGAGGTCAATGTTTTAAAGCTCAGGGAAACAGAAGCATCGAGCGAAACCACAACCTTGAAAGACATAAACAACAAGCAAGGGAATTACTACTAAGTGAAATAGGAATACAAAGAAGAAAGCAACGCTCTGCCGATGTAGAGTGCAAATTCCGGTTATATTGA
- the nusA gene encoding transcription termination factor NusA, whose translation MENIALIESFSEFKDDKLIDRVTLMAILEDVFRNALKKKYGSDDNFDIIINPDKGDMEIWRRRVIVADEDLDFENEEITLTEARKIEPDFEIGEEVSEEVKLIDLGRRAILALRQNLISKIHEHDNTNLYKQFKDLIGDIYTAEVHHVRPRAVILVDDEGNEIVLPKEKQIPSDFFRKGDNVRGIIENVELKGNKPQIIMSRTSEKFLEKLFEQEIPEVFDGLITIKKVVRIPGEKAKVAVDSYDDRIDPVGACVGMKGSRIHGIVRELGNENIDVINYTTNTQLFITRALSPAKVSSIKINEVTMRAEVFLKLEEVSKAIGRGGHNIKLAGQLTGYELDVIREGNLVEDEDVELTEFSDEIEAWVIEEFAKIGLDTARSILKQDVEDLVRRTDLEEETILDVIRILKEEFED comes from the coding sequence ATGGAGAATATCGCGTTAATAGAGTCATTTTCAGAATTTAAAGACGACAAGTTAATTGATCGTGTAACGCTTATGGCGATTTTAGAAGATGTATTTAGAAATGCATTGAAAAAGAAATATGGTTCAGATGATAATTTCGATATCATTATAAATCCTGATAAGGGAGACATGGAAATCTGGAGAAGAAGGGTTATTGTAGCAGATGAAGATCTTGATTTTGAAAATGAAGAAATTACCCTGACTGAAGCTCGTAAAATTGAACCGGATTTTGAAATAGGTGAAGAGGTTTCTGAAGAAGTGAAATTAATTGATTTGGGAAGAAGGGCTATTTTGGCTTTGCGTCAAAACCTGATTTCCAAAATACACGAACACGATAATACGAACTTATACAAGCAATTCAAAGATTTAATCGGTGATATTTACACTGCGGAAGTACACCACGTACGCCCAAGAGCTGTAATTTTGGTGGATGATGAAGGAAATGAGATTGTACTTCCTAAAGAAAAACAGATTCCTTCTGACTTTTTTAGAAAAGGAGACAATGTAAGAGGTATTATTGAAAATGTGGAATTGAAAGGCAATAAGCCTCAGATTATAATGTCCCGAACTTCAGAGAAGTTTTTGGAGAAATTATTTGAACAGGAAATCCCGGAAGTTTTTGATGGTTTGATTACTATTAAAAAAGTAGTGCGAATTCCTGGGGAAAAAGCAAAAGTTGCCGTAGATTCGTATGATGATAGGATTGATCCTGTAGGAGCTTGTGTGGGGATGAAAGGATCCCGTATCCATGGGATCGTAAGAGAGCTTGGGAATGAGAATATTGACGTGATTAATTACACGACCAATACCCAGTTGTTTATCACAAGAGCACTTAGCCCTGCGAAAGTATCTTCTATTAAGATTAATGAAGTGACGATGCGGGCAGAAGTTTTTCTTAAATTGGAAGAAGTATCAAAAGCCATCGGTAGAGGTGGACATAATATAAAATTAGCCGGTCAGCTGACAGGTTATGAACTGGATGTAATCAGGGAAGGTAATTTAGTAGAAGACGAAGATGTTGAATTAACTGAATTCTCTGATGAAATCGAAGCTTGGGTAATTGAAGAGTTTGCCAAAATTGGTTTAGATACAGCAAGAAGTATTCTAAAACAAGATGTAGAGGATCTGGTACGAAGAACAGATCTTGAAGAAGAAACAATTCTTGATGTGATAAGAATTTTGAAAGAAGAGTTCGAGGACTAA
- the istA gene encoding IS21 family transposase yields the protein MANKITDMSKIRKVIKFYCNGKSKLFISSYLSLSRNTVKKYISLFEVLELSFELIDQKTDAELELLFSQTSVEAISPRLQTLYDFFPKMERELKKVGVTVQHMWEQYIAVNPDGYRTSQFHYHYNIWGKRVNPVMHMNHKAGDKMYVDYAGKTLSIIDIDTGEVKEVQFFVAILGASQYTYAEASMSQQKENFVDSVENAMRFFEGTPAAIVPDNLKSAVIKSSRFEPTINETLADLAEHYETTILPARAYRPRDKSLVEGAVKILYRRIYVTIKETKFFSLEELNQQIWDLLDSHNNRKLTGRPYSRFELFLEDEKEKLRPLPQDRFEIKYQSFATVMQNGHVQLSQDKNYYSVPYQYVKKKAKLLYTKSTVEIYYKYNRIAVHPRNYKPYVYTTTPEHLASTHQFVAQWSAARFIEWANNIDESVGEYIMQIIESRNHPEQAYKSCLGILNFEKKVGRQRLINACRRALDFKIYNFKTIQNILENNLDHIDFDQEPEQELPDHSNIRGKHYYN from the coding sequence ATGGCAAACAAAATAACAGACATGAGTAAAATTAGAAAAGTAATTAAATTCTATTGTAATGGAAAGAGTAAGTTATTTATAAGTAGCTACTTATCCCTTTCAAGAAATACGGTAAAGAAATATATTTCTTTATTTGAAGTTCTCGAATTAAGCTTTGAATTAATCGACCAAAAAACCGATGCAGAGCTGGAACTTTTATTCTCCCAGACTAGTGTAGAGGCCATTAGCCCGAGATTACAGACACTTTATGATTTTTTTCCTAAAATGGAACGTGAACTAAAAAAAGTTGGCGTTACCGTACAGCATATGTGGGAACAATATATTGCTGTAAATCCTGATGGTTATCGAACTTCACAATTTCATTATCATTACAATATATGGGGCAAACGAGTTAATCCGGTCATGCATATGAACCATAAGGCTGGTGATAAAATGTATGTTGATTATGCCGGAAAGACACTCTCAATTATTGATATAGATACTGGAGAAGTCAAAGAAGTACAATTTTTTGTAGCAATATTGGGCGCTAGCCAATACACGTATGCTGAAGCTTCCATGAGCCAGCAAAAGGAAAACTTTGTTGACTCGGTAGAAAATGCCATGCGCTTTTTTGAAGGCACTCCTGCCGCCATTGTTCCAGATAATTTAAAATCTGCCGTAATAAAAAGCAGTCGTTTTGAACCGACAATCAATGAAACCCTGGCTGATTTAGCAGAACATTACGAAACCACAATTTTACCTGCCAGAGCTTACAGGCCCAGAGACAAGTCACTAGTTGAAGGAGCTGTTAAGATATTATATCGAAGGATTTATGTAACCATAAAAGAAACTAAGTTCTTTTCTCTGGAAGAATTAAACCAGCAGATCTGGGATTTACTTGACTCTCACAATAACAGAAAACTGACAGGACGCCCTTATTCCCGCTTTGAATTATTTTTAGAAGACGAGAAAGAAAAACTGCGTCCACTCCCACAAGATCGTTTTGAAATTAAATACCAGTCTTTTGCAACAGTAATGCAAAACGGTCATGTTCAATTAAGCCAGGACAAAAACTATTACAGCGTTCCGTATCAATATGTAAAGAAGAAAGCCAAGCTGTTATATACCAAATCAACAGTAGAGATTTATTATAAATACAATCGAATAGCTGTACATCCAAGAAACTACAAACCTTATGTCTATACAACAACTCCTGAGCATTTAGCCAGTACACATCAATTTGTAGCCCAATGGAGTGCTGCCCGCTTCATTGAATGGGCTAATAATATTGATGAGTCAGTAGGAGAATATATAATGCAGATAATCGAAAGCAGAAATCATCCAGAACAGGCTTATAAAAGCTGTTTAGGAATACTGAATTTTGAAAAAAAGGTAGGCAGACAGCGATTAATAAATGCCTGCAGGCGGGCACTTGATTTTAAAATTTACAATTTTAAGACCATACAAAACATTTTAGAAAACAACTTGGATCATATTGATTTTGATCAAGAACCTGAGCAGGAACTTCCCGATCACAGTAACATAAGAGGAAAACACTATTATAACTAA
- a CDS encoding universal stress protein: protein MKRILVPTDFSEHAEYALKVAAQIARKTDAEIYLLHMLELPNQTVDAVAPGSEVPEVMFYMKKAHERFEELKQQDYLSGIPVTEAVQFDRAFEGILKISKKHEIDIIIMGSHGASGFEEIFIGSNTEKVVRTSDIPVLVIKKGDENFNIKNIVFASDFTDEIKKPFEKAVEFAALFGAHIHLLMVNTPNDFKSTSAAEKIMTDFVRNYPIGTYSTHVYNETNVEKGILKFSKSINADLIGVSTHGRKGLNHFFNGSISEDIVNHASRNVITFKI from the coding sequence ATGAAAAGAATCTTAGTGCCTACCGATTTTTCTGAACATGCTGAATATGCCCTAAAAGTCGCTGCCCAAATCGCACGAAAAACCGACGCAGAAATCTATTTACTCCATATGCTTGAGCTTCCAAATCAAACAGTCGATGCTGTTGCTCCGGGGAGCGAGGTTCCGGAAGTAATGTTCTATATGAAAAAAGCACACGAACGATTTGAAGAACTAAAACAACAGGATTACTTATCCGGAATTCCCGTAACTGAAGCCGTTCAATTTGACCGAGCTTTTGAAGGTATCCTCAAAATAAGCAAAAAACACGAAATCGACATCATCATCATGGGCTCTCACGGCGCCAGTGGTTTCGAAGAGATCTTCATCGGCTCCAACACTGAAAAAGTAGTCCGCACCTCTGACATTCCTGTATTGGTCATCAAAAAAGGCGACGAAAATTTCAATATAAAAAATATCGTATTTGCTTCCGACTTTACCGACGAAATCAAAAAACCTTTTGAAAAAGCGGTAGAATTCGCAGCTTTATTTGGAGCACACATCCATCTGCTGATGGTCAACACGCCAAACGATTTCAAATCCACCAGCGCTGCCGAAAAAATAATGACTGACTTTGTCCGTAATTACCCAATAGGCACCTATTCCACACACGTCTACAACGAAACGAATGTCGAAAAAGGAATTCTGAAATTCTCCAAAAGCATCAATGCCGACCTAATCGGAGTGAGCACACACGGCAGAAAAGGACTGAATCACTTTTTCAACGGCAGCATCAGCGAAGACATCGTCAATCACGCTTCCCGCAATGTAATCACATTCAAAATATAA
- the infB gene encoding translation initiation factor IF-2: protein MSEERVIRINKVLRELNISLDRAVDYLKDKGIAIDANPNAKISDKEYGILQSQFAGDKGKKEASIEVGEEKRKEKEALRVEREKEIEEKRKQDEERQRQEVIRAKAVLSSPKLVGNIDLNQPKKPAVAPSKQDEVKPVVESEPKVEKPVEAEKPQIKETKEAPVKPVAEPKVEQPAEVKEVPVQPEAKAKEDKPAPAVEKEEKVAKTEKVVKAETPVAEIAAAPVEETITTQYQKLSGTTFTGQTIDLSQFNKPKKKKEEPKITPNKPGANAAANANANKNKRKRIAPKPGAPRPPGAAGTGTGNNPNKITPNTGGNNANRSSRPGFVKGNRPAIVAKVEPTEEEVKNQIRETLEKLQGKGSKSKAAKYRRDKRDTHRQKSDDEQRLLDEGSKTIKVTEFVTVGEIAIMMDVPITKVIGTCMSLGIMVTMNQRLDAETLTIVADEFGYDVEFITTDIEEAIQVVEDKPEDLVFRAPIVTVMGHVDHGKTSLLDYIRKENVIAGESGGITQHIGAYGVTLENGQKIAFLDTPGHEAFTAMRARGAQVTDIAIIVVAADDDIMPQTKEAISHAQAANVPIIFAINKVDKQTANPEKIKERLASMNLLVEDWGGKIQSHDISAKTGLGVKELLEKVLLEAELLDLKANPNKPAIGTVVEAFLDKGRGYISTVLVQDGTLRVGDYMLAGKHHGKIKAMHDERGNVIKIAGPSTPISVLGLDGASTAGDKFNVFEDEKEAKQIAAKRTQLMREQSVRTQRHITLAEIGRRIALGQFKELNIILKGDVDGSVEALSDSFSKLSTEEIQINIIHKGVGAITETDVMLASASDAIIIGFNVRPAGNAKQLADKEEIDIRNYSIIYDAIDDLKDAMEGMLSPEMKEEVTGTAEIRETFKISKVGTIAGCMVTDGKIFRSSRIRLIRESVVIFTGELTALKRFKDDVKEVSKGYDCGIQIKNYNDIQQYDVIEAFQEVAVKKKLK from the coding sequence ATGTCTGAAGAAAGAGTAATAAGAATTAACAAGGTTTTAAGGGAATTAAATATTTCGTTAGATAGAGCTGTGGATTATCTTAAAGATAAGGGAATTGCTATCGATGCAAATCCGAACGCTAAAATATCGGACAAGGAGTATGGTATTCTGCAAAGTCAATTTGCTGGCGATAAAGGGAAAAAGGAAGCTTCTATTGAAGTAGGAGAAGAGAAAAGAAAAGAGAAAGAAGCGCTTCGGGTTGAGAGAGAAAAAGAAATTGAAGAGAAACGCAAACAGGATGAAGAACGTCAAAGACAAGAAGTCATCCGGGCTAAAGCTGTTCTTTCCTCTCCGAAACTTGTAGGAAACATTGATCTGAATCAGCCTAAAAAACCTGCTGTTGCCCCTTCTAAGCAAGACGAAGTAAAGCCAGTTGTTGAATCTGAACCGAAGGTCGAAAAACCTGTTGAGGCGGAAAAGCCACAAATAAAAGAAACGAAAGAAGCTCCGGTTAAGCCAGTGGCAGAACCGAAAGTGGAACAACCTGCAGAGGTAAAAGAGGTGCCGGTACAGCCTGAAGCGAAAGCGAAAGAGGACAAACCAGCTCCAGCTGTAGAGAAAGAAGAAAAAGTTGCTAAAACTGAAAAAGTGGTAAAAGCAGAAACGCCGGTTGCTGAAATAGCTGCTGCTCCAGTGGAAGAAACCATTACGACGCAGTATCAAAAACTTTCTGGGACGACTTTTACTGGTCAGACAATTGACTTGTCGCAGTTCAATAAGCCTAAGAAGAAAAAAGAAGAGCCTAAAATTACGCCGAACAAACCAGGGGCTAATGCTGCTGCAAATGCGAACGCGAATAAAAATAAACGCAAGAGAATTGCGCCGAAACCAGGAGCTCCAAGACCACCAGGTGCAGCAGGGACAGGAACAGGGAATAATCCGAATAAGATTACGCCAAACACTGGAGGTAACAATGCCAACAGAAGTTCACGTCCAGGTTTTGTTAAAGGAAACCGCCCTGCTATTGTTGCAAAAGTGGAGCCTACGGAAGAGGAAGTTAAAAATCAAATTAGAGAGACTTTAGAGAAACTTCAAGGAAAAGGAAGTAAATCTAAAGCGGCTAAATACAGAAGAGACAAGCGTGATACGCACCGTCAGAAATCCGATGATGAACAACGTTTATTGGATGAAGGTAGTAAGACTATCAAGGTTACTGAATTTGTAACCGTTGGTGAGATTGCAATCATGATGGATGTGCCGATTACAAAAGTAATTGGAACGTGTATGTCATTGGGAATCATGGTAACCATGAACCAGCGTCTGGATGCGGAAACGTTGACTATTGTTGCGGATGAATTTGGATATGATGTAGAATTTATTACTACAGATATTGAAGAAGCGATCCAGGTAGTAGAAGACAAACCGGAAGATTTAGTGTTCCGTGCGCCTATTGTTACGGTAATGGGTCACGTTGACCACGGTAAAACCTCTTTATTGGATTATATCCGTAAAGAAAATGTTATCGCTGGTGAGTCAGGAGGTATTACACAGCACATTGGTGCTTATGGGGTAACTCTTGAGAATGGTCAAAAAATTGCATTCCTGGATACACCGGGTCACGAGGCCTTTACGGCGATGCGTGCACGTGGTGCTCAGGTAACGGATATCGCTATTATTGTTGTGGCGGCGGATGATGATATCATGCCACAAACCAAAGAGGCTATCAGCCATGCTCAGGCAGCTAATGTGCCGATTATCTTTGCGATCAATAAAGTAGATAAGCAAACTGCTAATCCGGAAAAAATTAAAGAAAGATTGGCCAGTATGAATTTACTGGTAGAAGACTGGGGTGGAAAAATCCAGTCGCATGATATATCAGCCAAAACAGGTTTGGGAGTTAAGGAATTGTTGGAGAAAGTTTTACTGGAAGCAGAGCTTTTAGATCTTAAAGCGAACCCAAACAAACCGGCGATCGGAACTGTGGTTGAGGCTTTCCTTGATAAAGGTAGAGGGTATATTTCTACGGTTCTTGTTCAGGATGGTACATTACGGGTAGGTGATTATATGCTTGCTGGTAAACATCACGGTAAGATCAAGGCGATGCATGATGAAAGAGGGAATGTGATTAAAATTGCAGGTCCGTCTACACCAATCTCTGTTTTAGGACTTGATGGTGCGTCAACTGCGGGTGATAAGTTCAATGTATTTGAAGACGAAAAAGAAGCAAAACAAATTGCGGCTAAGCGTACTCAATTAATGAGAGAGCAATCTGTTCGTACACAACGACACATTACTTTGGCTGAAATTGGAAGACGTATTGCTTTAGGACAGTTTAAAGAGCTTAATATTATCTTGAAAGGGGATGTGGATGGTTCTGTTGAAGCATTATCTGATTCGTTCTCTAAATTATCAACTGAAGAAATTCAAATTAACATTATCCATAAAGGAGTAGGTGCAATTACCGAAACGGATGTAATGCTTGCTTCTGCTTCAGATGCGATTATTATCGGATTTAATGTGCGCCCTGCAGGTAATGCGAAACAATTGGCGGATAAAGAAGAAATTGATATCCGTAATTACTCGATTATCTATGATGCGATTGACGACCTGAAAGATGCAATGGAAGGAATGCTTTCTCCGGAAATGAAGGAAGAAGTTACCGGTACTGCAGAAATCAGAGAAACATTTAAAATCTCTAAAGTGGGTACGATTGCAGGATGTATGGTTACCGATGGTAAAATATTCAGATCATCAAGAATCAGATTGATCCGTGAAAGTGTAGTCATCTTCACTGGTGAACTGACCGCTTTAAAACGATTTAAAGATGATGTGAAAGAAGTTTCTAAAGGATATGACTGTGGTATTCAAATTAAGAATTACAACGATATTCAGCAGTATGACGTAATCGAAGCTTTCCAGGAAGTTGCGGTGAAGAAAAAACTGAAATAA
- the rimP gene encoding ribosome assembly cofactor RimP gives MTFKEKVINLLNAGLEEKSALFLIDLTITDANKIIVTLDGDNGVTLQDCIDISRAIEHNLDREEQDFSLEVASAGLSTPLKLVRQYQKSIGRTLIVKTEDEKIEATLSAVNDDYIVLEWTAREPKKIGKGKETVEKRLELPYSKIKEAIVTVTF, from the coding sequence ATGACATTTAAAGAAAAAGTTATCAATCTGCTCAATGCAGGACTGGAAGAGAAAAGCGCACTTTTTTTGATCGATCTTACCATTACCGATGCTAATAAAATTATTGTTACCCTTGATGGTGACAATGGGGTTACACTTCAGGATTGTATTGATATCAGCAGGGCCATTGAACATAACCTTGACAGGGAAGAACAGGATTTTTCGCTTGAAGTTGCTTCGGCCGGACTTTCCACTCCTTTGAAATTGGTAAGGCAGTATCAGAAAAGTATCGGAAGAACATTGATTGTTAAAACCGAAGACGAAAAAATCGAAGCGACTTTATCAGCAGTAAATGATGATTATATCGTTTTGGAATGGACGGCAAGAGAGCCGAAAAAAATAGGAAAAGGAAAAGAGACAGTAGAAAAACGACTGGAACTTCCTTACAGCAAAATTAAAGAAGCAATTGTTACAGTAACATTTTAA